The following proteins are encoded in a genomic region of Galbibacter sp. BG1:
- a CDS encoding DEAD/DEAH box helicase, whose protein sequence is MFTIEEEEKKELYDYQKGAIDEIFDRIQNQPPNYHLLYQLPTGGGKTVIFSEIVRRYIQQYNKKVVVLTHRIELSKQTSKMLRGFNVKNKVINSKVKELPDQEEYMCFVAMVETLKNRLNDNKLKIDDVGLVIIDEAHYNSFRKLLSYFKNSFILGVTATPLSSNIKLPMKDNYNELIIGEAIKTLINKGFLAKAETYSYDVGLGALKVGINGDYTVKSSEALYSNLEMQEKLLYAYEEKSKGKKTLIFNNGINTSWYVYEMFREAGYPVRHLDNTHSNKERKEILKWFKNTPDAILSSVSILTTGFDEPSVETIILNRATRSLTLYFQMIGRGSRVLEKKNRFTVIDLGNNVARFGLWSEPVDWQHIFKYPDFYLENIKDDEEIESNFVYEMPAQLRKKFDKTEDVSFDIENLYDDVIKKGLRSKIILEKSLEQHTEMCVENSEDAYEARMLAMELKDDIDSRIKRYSYCISKSTKNYRDWLAEDYFRKLRMNIVKEYQS, encoded by the coding sequence ATGTTTACGATTGAAGAAGAAGAAAAAAAGGAGCTCTACGATTATCAAAAAGGGGCAATAGACGAGATATTTGATCGTATTCAAAATCAGCCTCCAAATTATCATTTGTTATATCAACTCCCAACTGGAGGGGGGAAAACGGTAATTTTTTCTGAAATTGTAAGGAGATACATTCAGCAATACAACAAAAAAGTGGTGGTGCTTACCCATAGAATCGAGTTGAGTAAACAAACCTCTAAAATGTTGCGTGGTTTTAATGTTAAAAACAAGGTTATAAACAGCAAAGTAAAAGAATTACCCGATCAAGAGGAGTATATGTGCTTTGTGGCCATGGTGGAAACGCTTAAAAACCGTCTCAATGATAACAAACTTAAAATTGATGATGTTGGCCTTGTAATTATAGATGAAGCACATTACAATTCTTTTAGAAAATTACTGTCCTATTTTAAAAATAGTTTTATTCTGGGTGTTACAGCTACTCCCTTAAGTTCGAACATTAAACTTCCCATGAAAGACAATTACAATGAACTTATCATTGGGGAAGCTATAAAAACATTGATCAATAAGGGCTTTTTGGCGAAAGCGGAAACATATTCCTACGATGTAGGTCTTGGGGCATTAAAAGTGGGAATCAACGGGGATTATACGGTTAAATCTTCTGAAGCTCTGTATTCCAACTTGGAGATGCAGGAAAAGCTTTTGTATGCTTACGAAGAAAAATCCAAAGGAAAGAAGACCCTTATTTTTAACAACGGTATAAATACATCTTGGTATGTGTACGAAATGTTTCGGGAGGCAGGTTACCCGGTAAGGCATCTCGACAATACACACAGTAACAAGGAACGAAAGGAGATATTGAAATGGTTTAAAAATACCCCAGATGCTATTTTAAGTTCTGTGAGTATTTTAACCACAGGATTTGATGAACCTTCCGTGGAAACCATTATCTTAAACAGGGCGACAAGATCGCTTACCCTTTATTTCCAGATGATTGGTCGTGGATCTAGGGTACTAGAGAAAAAAAATAGGTTTACCGTAATCGATTTGGGGAATAATGTGGCACGTTTCGGACTGTGGAGCGAGCCTGTAGATTGGCAACATATTTTCAAGTATCCAGACTTTTATTTAGAAAACATTAAAGATGACGAGGAGATTGAAAGTAATTTCGTTTACGAAATGCCAGCCCAATTACGTAAAAAGTTTGATAAAACCGAAGATGTTTCCTTTGATATTGAAAACTTATATGATGATGTGATAAAAAAAGGATTGCGATCTAAAATTATCTTAGAAAAGTCTTTAGAACAACACACCGAAATGTGCGTGGAAAATAGTGAAGATGCCTATGAGGCACGAATGCTTGCCATGGAATTGAAAGACGATATCGATAGCCGTATAAAACGCTATTCGTATTGCATAAGCAAAAGCACAAAAAACTATAGGGATTGGCTTGCAGAAGACTATTTTAGGAAACTTCGAATGAATATTGTAAAAGAATACCAGTCATAA
- a CDS encoding RNA polymerase sigma factor RpoD/SigA, whose protein sequence is MRQLKIIKQVTNRESKSLDKYLQDISKIDMITADEEVELAQRIREGDQVALEKLTKANLRFVVSVAKQYQNQGLKLPDLINEGNLGLVKAAKRFDETRGFKFISYAVWWIRQSILQALAEQSRIVRLPLNKIGSINKINKAYSFLEQEHERAPSAEEIAKELDMTVKDVKQSMRNSGRHLSMDAPLKEGETSNLYDVVRSGESPNPDKDLLHDSLNIEINRALETLTNREADVIRLNYGIGDQQPMTLEEIGDVFDLTRERVRQIREKGIRRLRHNSRSKILKMYLG, encoded by the coding sequence ATGAGACAACTAAAAATTATAAAGCAGGTAACCAACCGAGAATCGAAGTCTTTAGATAAGTATTTACAAGACATAAGTAAGATCGATATGATCACTGCCGATGAAGAAGTAGAATTGGCACAACGAATTCGAGAGGGAGACCAGGTTGCCTTGGAAAAATTAACGAAAGCTAATTTGCGCTTTGTAGTTTCAGTTGCCAAGCAATACCAAAATCAGGGATTAAAATTACCTGACCTTATTAACGAAGGAAACCTAGGTCTGGTAAAAGCAGCCAAAAGGTTTGATGAAACCCGAGGGTTTAAGTTTATTTCTTATGCTGTTTGGTGGATTCGTCAATCTATTCTTCAAGCTTTGGCAGAGCAATCCCGTATTGTAAGGTTACCGCTCAACAAAATTGGTTCTATAAATAAAATTAACAAAGCGTATTCATTTTTAGAACAAGAGCATGAGCGCGCACCTTCTGCGGAAGAAATTGCCAAAGAATTGGATATGACGGTTAAGGACGTGAAACAGTCCATGAGAAACTCCGGAAGACACCTATCTATGGATGCGCCGTTAAAAGAAGGGGAAACCTCCAATCTGTACGATGTAGTAAGGTCTGGGGAGTCTCCAAATCCAGATAAAGACTTATTGCACGATTCCCTTAATATTGAAATTAACCGGGCATTAGAAACCCTTACCAACAGGGAAGCAGACGTTATAAGGTTAAATTATGGGATCGGGGACCAACAACCAATGACCCTAGAAGAAATTGGGGATGTTTTCGACTTGACTCGCGAGCGAGTAAGACAAATTCGTGAAAAAGGAATAAGACGATTAAGACATAATTCCAGAAGTAAAATACTAAAAATGTATTTAGGATAG
- a CDS encoding peptidylprolyl isomerase: MSQVKENDTVKVHYTGKLEDGQVFDSSLEREPLEFTLGQGQLIPGFENGILNMSVNEKKTINIPSSEAYGDVREELLQEIPKSELPENIEPKQGMGLVSRTPEGREIQLVVADVKDESIVVDANHPLAGKDLVFDIEVLEIK; the protein is encoded by the coding sequence ATGAGTCAAGTAAAGGAAAACGACACAGTTAAAGTTCATTACACAGGAAAATTAGAAGACGGTCAAGTTTTTGATAGTTCTCTGGAAAGAGAGCCATTGGAATTTACACTTGGTCAAGGTCAATTAATCCCTGGGTTTGAAAATGGAATTTTAAATATGTCGGTTAACGAAAAAAAGACTATTAATATTCCATCTTCTGAAGCCTATGGAGACGTAAGGGAAGAATTACTTCAAGAAATCCCAAAAAGTGAGCTTCCAGAAAATATAGAACCTAAGCAAGGAATGGGACTTGTTTCCCGCACTCCAGAAGGAAGAGAAATCCAACTAGTGGTTGCCGATGTAAAAGACGAGTCTATCGTTGTAGATGCCAACCATCCATTAGCTGGAAAAGATCTAGTATTTGATATTGAGGTATTGGAGATTAAGTAA